GTGTTTGTTTTGTAGCCCCATTCTAATAAGAATCATCATGTTTAATAAGAATCGAAAGCAAAATGTAATGCTAGCTAGCTCCCGCGACTTTCCCACGCTTCTTCCCCCCTATTGCCCTTCAATGGTTACGATACAGTTTTTAACCTAATCTCGCACACCTCCATTTTTTATATATACTTTGTGCCAGTCAAATCAAAACTTGACTCATATATTATATATAATACTACGTACATGAAGCAACTGTATGGCTGATCCGTATGGCAACGTGCCCAAAAGCGACGAACAGCCATCCGATTCCAACCCACCTTTCTTTATTCAACTTCCTCCCACCACCAGCACCTCCTCCTCCATTGTCAATGATCTTCAAGACCTCTCGGGCCTCCGTTCTCCGACCGGTGGTGGATCCGTTTCTTCTTCGCCAAGGGGCAGACACCCGCTTTACCGAGGGATCCGGAGCCGGAGCGGGAAATGGGTGTCCGAGATAAGGGAGCCGCGTAAGTCTACTCGGATATGGCTTGGCACGTATGCGATGCCCGAGATGGCCGCCGCGGCGTACGACGTGGCGGCCATCGCGCTCAAAGGGCCTGATACGGCCCTCAATTTCCCCAGCGCCCTAATTACCTATCCGATCCCGACTTCTTCGGCGGCCAGTGACATAAGGGCTGCGGCGGCTAGGGCAGCCGCGTCTAGGGCGGAGGTCATTAGGCAGGGAGAGAGCTCATCGGCGGGTGGGGTTGAAAATGTGGATAGGTCAGGTGGTGGTCGTGGTCGTCGTGCTGCGGTGACGTCAGATGACGGTGGTGGTAGTCAGGAGTTTATGGACGAGGAAGCGCTGCTGAATATGCCGAATTTGCTGGCGGACATGGCGGAGGGAATGCTGGTGAGTCCTCCGAGAGGACCCGCTAATGATTCGCCAGAAAATTCGGACGGAGAAAGTCTGTGGAGCTATTAATCATCTGAGGCCGTATCGATCTCATTCAAATGGCATGGAAGGTGTCACAGTGATCAACTCTATTCGGATCGAAATCGGGGGTATGAATTATGATCATATATACATATGATTGATTTGCATTATTAATAAGCAGCTCTTAATTAGCTAATCAAGAACTGGGTGTCGCAGATGTTTTTCTTTTTCTTTTTGGCTTTGGCTGGATGTAACAATTTCTGTCGGAGTTTGAGTTTCTTTCTGTGTGTTTATGTTGGCCGGATCGATCCATGGTCGATCATTGTGGGTCTGAAATATTGCTGCAGTCAGCTGCTTCCTATGTACTGCTTCTTTTTGCAGCTGATTAGTCTGTAGCTATTATTGCTCACTGCTTCTGCTTTTGCTGGTATCCTTTCATGATTCAGTTCTCGATAATCTATCTCTTTATCATTTGCAGCAGCTGCCATACTATCTTCTACTACCTTATCATATCTATATATCTGATATGTATATAGTGAGGATCTTTTAATTTTCTGTTGTTTGGTTAGTTAATTGCTTGAATTTGCTGCTTAATTTCTTGACCAAATGCCTTAATTCAGACCAAGTTAGCTCCTTATAATCATATATTTCCTTATTTTACATCAGAAGAAGTCAAAGTTTCCGGACAGGAGGCTAAATTTGTGCCCAGGATCTAGGGCATATATAGATATATGTTATAGATAATTGCTGGTCTGCTTGGATTTGCTGATCATCTGTGAAAGAGATGGGAAAACTGAATAACTGAAAGTGTACAGCAGAGTCTACATATATGTGGATAGGAATAAACTTAGAAACATATATAGCATCTTATGTGTGAATTAGCTAGGGCGATGGTGAGTCTATGACAAAAACATACATAAACTGTCTGAAAGAGGAAATTCGAATGTCTTGATTTTTAACCAAACACCATTTAGGACTCACTGTGTAGCTCAGAGACAAGACGAGTCTACTTAATTAGAAGTGTTCTGTAATGCGCAAGTGTCATTCAATAAGCAAAAGTAGCTTCCGTCTGCTAAAAATAATTGTTTATTGGAAGTAAAGGCTGAAAACAGTAAAGGAGAGGGAGAAGGCTGTGGCTACATTGTGTCTATATTAATTGATTGAGAATGAGCATTACAACAATTACATATAAGACTTAGAATGAGAATAAAGTAAATGTCCTTGCGACTTAATTGTTATAAACTTATCATATAGCATATAGGGAACAAGCATAATGGTTAGAGAAATACACAGTTAAACCTATTTCAAGATAACACCCAATTTAAGAACCCAACAACTTGATATCATTAAGACTATTTTCCTTCTGTACTTATCACATTTGTTGCAAGGGTGATTCCAGTGTTTATCACATTTGTTGCAAGTACAGAAGGAAAATAGTCTTAATGATATCAGAAGAGTAGAAGATACTTGATTGAGAATGAGGGTTATAAGGAGGACAACAGCAAATGACTGGGTAGCAGTGCCACATAATGGCTATATGCTAAGTTGGCAACATAATGGTTTCTTATAACCCTCATAATGGCAACAAATGAGGCAGCATAAAGGAGGACAACAAGGGTAGCAGTGCATCAAACAAACCATAATAGGTGGAAAAACTGAAAATTCTTCTTGAACTTGAAAAATTTGTTGATATTTGACTTTGCATATATACTGAAAAATCTAAAAGGCTGCATCCACTACACACTACATATTAAGTAGTCTGGGGTTCATATCCAAAACCAATTGACAATGGGTGGAAAGGCTCAAACTCTTATAAACCCACAAATAATGTCTCATATTCCCGATGTGAGATGAATATCTCAACAAGTCCCCGCACGTGTGACGAAGTTTCAAACCTAACACGTGGATAACATCTGGGTTGAAGTGAAGTTTGTGTGGCCATTGGGCTTCACACGTGAACATATGTAACCTGCTCTGATACCATACTAAAAATCATGGTTTATTGAAAGTAATGGCTGAAAACAGTAAAGGAGGGGGAGAAGGTTGTGGAGGCTACATTATGTCTAT
Above is a window of Fragaria vesca subsp. vesca linkage group LG7, FraVesHawaii_1.0, whole genome shotgun sequence DNA encoding:
- the LOC101302403 gene encoding ethylene-responsive transcription factor ERF025-like, producing MADPYGNVPKSDEQPSDSNPPFFIQLPPTTSTSSSIVNDLQDLSGLRSPTGGGSVSSSPRGRHPLYRGIRSRSGKWVSEIREPRKSTRIWLGTYAMPEMAAAAYDVAAIALKGPDTALNFPSALITYPIPTSSAASDIRAAAARAAASRAEVIRQGESSSAGGVENVDRSGGGRGRRAAVTSDDGGGSQEFMDEEALLNMPNLLADMAEGMLVSPPRGPANDSPENSDGESLWSY